The sequence GATTATTGTCGAACAGGTTTTTAATGCAAGCAGAACCGATGTATGGAATGCCCTTACGGATATTGACGAAATGAAAAAATGGTATTTCGAAAACATTCCCGCTTTTGAGCCCGTCAATGGTTTTAAAACTAGCTTTAACGTGATTAGCAATGGAAGAAATTTTTTGCATAAATGGGAAGTTACCGAAGTTATTCCCGAAGAACGTATTGCATACACTTGGCGGTTCGAGGGTTACGGCGGACTGTCGACGACGGATTTTTTTCTAAAAGAAGAAAACGGAGGCGTACGATTGATTCTTACAGTTACCGTACAGGAAGATTTCCAGGAAAATATCGAGGAATTCAAAAGAGAAAGCTGCATCGGCGGATGGAATTATTTTATTAACGAAAGACTCAAAAACTATTTGGAATCAATAATCAGAAAGGACTAATGATGTCCAGATTTATTTTGTTGTATATAGGCGACGGTAAGTCGGGCGATCCTGAAAAGGATTCGGATAATTATAATAAATATATGGAATGGCTCGGTAAGTTAAATAAGATATTAGTTAGCCCTGCGAATCCGTTAAAAGATAATACCATTGTTAAATCCGACAGGATAATTGAAAACGTTAGCGTAACCGGATTAAGCGGATATACAATTATTGAAGCGGCGAATATTAAAGAAGCCGCGGAAATTTCAAAAGGGTGTCCGTTTCTCGATTCAGGCGGAGTTATTGAAATTGCGGAATTGATTCAAATGAATCGGTAAATTAATTGGCATTGT comes from Melioribacter roseus P3M-2 and encodes:
- a CDS encoding YciI family protein is translated as MMSRFILLYIGDGKSGDPEKDSDNYNKYMEWLGKLNKILVSPANPLKDNTIVKSDRIIENVSVTGLSGYTIIEAANIKEAAEISKGCPFLDSGGVIEIAELIQMNR
- a CDS encoding SRPBCC family protein, with the protein product MKKSDKPIIVEQVFNASRTDVWNALTDIDEMKKWYFENIPAFEPVNGFKTSFNVISNGRNFLHKWEVTEVIPEERIAYTWRFEGYGGLSTTDFFLKEENGGVRLILTVTVQEDFQENIEEFKRESCIGGWNYFINERLKNYLESIIRKD